The Arachis ipaensis cultivar K30076 chromosome B07, Araip1.1, whole genome shotgun sequence genome includes a window with the following:
- the LOC107607817 gene encoding uncharacterized protein LOC107607817, which produces MGQQKTSTNSSSMLDPTVVVHSWESTKTSDLTGIMPIQPKKLFHLDITCEATTPPNGQSHVRVGAVLPKWWTLVAFEPTASMMLNESQVVVAVYIFSDTLDPSEELVISDEKGYRSTFRCLVPERCVESRVINLVALMMTRIFRRRNEDPICWFMPTHFARYALSDKYIPAEVIFDFLGAYMSLKISHVIRVFIPICEELHWYLVIVDFTSRRLIILDSLPSVEKHQQRKRNAIKVATYLEAMLDDHIFNDDKSKVIDCSTFWPITPFGLPTQKNRSGIWVTSWMRECTLPDNFNIQINDSTRMRLAVDLVLEEYNDLCLGFAAARRAKEKNTFGRRHAKFLKLLSMFHRIRNMKSRCIPDEPDERFRAAETSCLIERGRRGAAAEAGRGGSGARRRQGAAAAEAWRVGGSRWWKFAAEEGYENGRDCSCLKTLTTSLL; this is translated from the exons ATGGGACAACAGAAAACTTCCACAAATAGTAGTTCCATGTTGGATCCTACTGTAGTTGTGCATTCTTGGGAAAGTACAAAAACTAGTGATCTTACTGGTATTATGCCAATTCAACCCAAGAAGTTATTCCACTTGGATATTACTTGTGAAGCTACAACTCCACCTAATGGACAATCACATGTTAGAGTAGGAGCTGTACTCCCAAAG TGGTGGACACTTGTTGCATTTGAGCCTACTGCTTCGATGATGTTAAACGAATCTCAAGTAGTTGTTGCAGTCTATATTTTTTCGGATACGTTAGATCC TTCTGAAGAGTTGGTAATCTCAGATGAAAAGGGTTACAGAAGTACATTTAGATGTCTTGTCCCAGAGAGATGTGTCGAATCACGA GTTATAAACCTAGTGGCACTTATGATGACACGTATATTTCGACGTAGGAATGAAGATCCAATTTGCTGGTTCATGCCTACACATTTTGCA CGATATGCTTTAAGCGACAAATATATACCGGCAGAGGTTATCTTTGATTTCCTTGGAGCATATATGTCACTGAAAATTAGCCACGTCATTAGG GTGTTTATCCCTATCTGTGAGGAACTACATTGGTATTTGGTTATTGTTGACTTTACGAGTCGTCGCCTAATCATATTGGATTCACTGCCTTCTGTCGAAAAACATCAACAACGCAAAAGGAACGCAATTAAAGTG GCAACTTATTTAGAAGCGATGTTAGATGATCATATTTTTAATGATGATAAGTCTAAAGTTATAGATTGCTCCACCTTTTGGCCTATCACACCTTTTGGCCTACCCACTCAAAAAAATAGATC CGGAATTTGGGTGACCAGTTGGATGAGAGAATGTACTTTACCAGATAACTTCAATATTCAG ATTAACGACTCCACACGAATGAGACTTGCCGTGGATCTGGTTTTAGAGGAGTACAACGATTTGTGTCTC GGTTTTGCCGCAGCCCGGAGGGCCAAAGAAAAGAACACCTTTGGAAGGCGACATGCCAAATTTCTCAAACTTCTCAGCATGTTCCACCGA ATTCGGAATATGAAATCAAGATGTATACCTGATGAACCAGATGAGCGATTTAGGGCCGCAGAAACCTCTTGTCTTATTGAGCGTGGGAGGCGTGGTGCGGCGGCGGAAGCAGGGCGAGGCGGAAGCGGGGCGAGGCGGAGGCAGGGTGCGGCGGCGGCGGAGGCGTGGCGCGTCGGCGGAAGTAGGTGGTGGAAATTTGCAGCAGAGGAAGGGTATGAGAATGGCAGGGATTGCAGTTGTCTGAAAACCCTAACTACTTCTCTTCTCTGA
- the LOC110264391 gene encoding protein FAR1-RELATED SEQUENCE 5-like, with the protein MVEGFSVKNKNWVLDMYKKRHSWATAHIRGKFFAGFRTTSRCEGLNSIIAKYVNSRYNLVEFIQHFNRCVDHIRWKEVQDDLASVNGRPSMQTYFQQLERSAANVYTLSIFHMFQPILVRAASMKVINMRQTGSYVIYSVGLDQTPNEMWRVFCCDIEMEFNCSCMRMESLGIPCEHIVCVLVHEDIEELPRSLVLPRWTKTAKVGLQNAVGLHWDSLMLSQYGCLMDWFRQLANFACRDNERFIFTQEMAMNLLKQFKEEYAAQKGGVNDADNVRDGVQVDASGAGLATNDLGHSMPRDPRKCKTKRGASQSNKRKHRCGQCGMEGHNRTTCHVRRGISQSEGLGNDTFDNDSDDHMNIEDDSLVYDESASYSSNEVL; encoded by the exons ATGGTTGAGGGATTTAGTGTCAAAAACAAGAATTGGGTCCTAGATATGTataaaaagagacattcatgggCAACTGCACATATAAGAGGGAAGTTTTTTGCTGGTTTTCGGACTACTTCTCGGTGCGAGGGATTAAACTCGATCATTGCAAAGTATGTCAACTCAAGGTACAATCTGGTTGAGTTCATTCAACACTTTAATCGTTGTGTCGACCATATAAGGTGGAAAGAGGTCCAGGATGACCTCGCCTCTGTGAATGGGAGACCCAGTATGCAAACCTATTTTCAACAGTTAGAGAGGAGTGCTGCCAATGTTTACACCCTATCAATATTTCATATGTTCCAACCAATCCTTGTACGGGCTGCATCAATGAAGGTAATAAATATGAGGCAAACTGGCTCTTATGTGATTTACTCTGTCGGTTTGGACCAAACGCCAAATGAGATGTGGCGTGTATTCTGTTGTGACATTGAGATGGAATTCAATTGTTCATGTATGAGAATGGAATCGCTAGGCATACCTTGTGAACACATAGTTTGCGTCTTGGTGCATGAAGATATAGAGGAGTTGCCAAGGTCATTAGTGTTGCCTCGGTGGACCAAGACTGCCAAAGTGGGTTTGCAAAATGCGGTCGGGCTTCATTGGGATTCTTTGATGCTAAGTCAGTACGGTTGTTTGATGGATTGGTTTAGACAACTAGCCAACTTTGCTTGCCGAGATAACGAGAGATTTATCTTTACACAGGAAATGGCTATGAATTTGTTGAAACAATTTAAGGAGGAATATGCTGCACAAAAAGGGGGGGTCAATGATGCAGATAATGTAAGAGATGGTGTGCAAGTGGATGCTTCTGGAGCTGGGCTCGCAACCAATGATCTCGGACATAGCATGCCAAGGGACCCAAGAAAATGTAAGACAAAAAGGGGGGCTTCACAGTCCAATAAAAGAAAACATCGATGTGGACAGTGTGGCATGGAGGGCCACAATCGAACAACTTGTCATGTTCGTCGTGGCATCTCACAGTCAGAAGGCCTTGGAAATGACACATTTGATAATGACTCGGATGACCACATGAACATTGAAGATGACTCATTG GTATATGATGAGAGTGCTTCCTACAGTAGCAATGAGGTGCTGTAA